Genomic window (Vigna unguiculata cultivar IT97K-499-35 chromosome 10, ASM411807v1, whole genome shotgun sequence):
tctcaatttggttttgatttttttaaaaattgatgtaattggatcttttattgttaaatttcttaaagtgGGCAAGaattttttaccaaaatttatgctaggattatgtcaattacaccaTAGAAACAAACCATTCTTATACACAACTTTAATCTTGATGAAAAAACTTGGTCCGATtcaagaaatttatttaaaaaatgataaaattgcattattttttccaaaatcacgatcaaattgagactaaaataaatttgatgaccaacttattatttttgaataaaaatagaaatcaaaagaataattccaaaatttttatgtgaactaataaaaatattgtatttactttttttgtgataataaaaaataataaaattataattattgttatcattataaatataaaattaaatataaaatgatttttattttactataattaattttcatttataataattaagtttaaaaataataaaataaaaaaatagtattaatcaaataattatttttatttaaaagataaaattaaaaaaaatgtgaaaaaaaaattattcttcacctataaatataaatatatgagaatttattagaatataaatatatattaaaaaattaaaattttaaattttagaaaaattatatgaaactatataaatataaaaaaaaatgggggtAAGTTCCGCCGTTGATTATGTGTGTTAACACTGTATTcaacatttataaataaaagattaaaactatGTAGTATCTATAAGGGTAAGAATAAAAGTTCagggacaaaaataaaaatagataagttaaggaaaaatatttaaccGCAACTTGGaatgaaaataaacataattgTTATAAGATGCATTCTTCTCCTTCAGTGTCTTGCAGTATTGAGTTCTCTTCTGCCTCTTGATGACCTCTCATCAATTCCTTTCCATGGATAATTCCTCCTCTTCATACAAACTCCCAGAGAAGTACGATGTGCTCATCAACTTTACTGGAGACGACATCCACAGAAAATTTGTTTCTCATCTCGACTCTGTCCTCACTTCTGTTGGAATCTCCACTTTCCTTCACCACCAGAATTCAGTGAAGGCAACTCACATCCAACAACCTATTCTCAAGAACTGTCGGGTAGCCATTGTTGTTTTCACCCAAACCTATTCTCAATCTGCTTGGTGTCTTAATCAGCTTCAACAAATAATCAAATGGCATGAAACTTATCTCCGACATGTTCTGCCCGTATATTACGAAATCCAGCCATCTGATGTACGTCTTCAGAAAGGTGATTTTGGAAAAGCCTTGAAGGCAACTGCACAACAAACATTTTCAGGACAACAACTGGAGGATGCCATGTCCAGGTGGAGCTATGCACTCACCAAAGCTGCAAATTTCTTTGGATGGGACGAGAATAATCACAGGTAAATCTCTCACTTAATCAAGCATTTTTTTAAGCTTGTGATTTAGTTTTCGTAATACATGACTTCTTCTATAATTGCTACTCTTGAAGGAGTGATGCTGAACTAGTGGACAAAATTGTTAAGAGCCTTCTTAATTTACCAGTCCTGTCAGCTACTAGATTTCCAGTTGGATTACAATCTCACGTGGAAGATCTGATTCGAACTATAAATAGTAAATCCAGGGAAGTTTGTACAATAAGGATATGTGGACAGGGAGGCTCTGGTAAAACCACCCTTGCTAAAGCCATCTACCATCAAATTCAATGTAAATTCAGGATGAAAAGTTTCATTGAAGATATTGAACAACTTAGCGGAACAAGAAGGGATCTTCGTTTACAAGAACAACTTCTTTTAGATGTCCTAAAAACAAAGGTAGAGATACCTAGCGTTGATGTGGGGAGAACTATGATTCAGGAAAGACTTTCTGGGAAAAGGGTGCTAATTGTACTTGACCATGTGTATTACTTTTGTGAACTTTTAAACCTACTGAAATATCGTCATTCGTTCAGTGAAGGAACTGTAATAATCATTACAGCAGAAAAGGAAATGCTACTGGGTGAATATCAAACTGAAACTGTTTTTTGGGTAGAGCAAATGGACATAAATGAGTCCCTTGAGCTTCTTAGTTGGCACGCATTTAGAGAAGCAAAACCAATACAAGAATACGACGACCTTGCAAAACAAGTAGTTAATTATTGTGGAGGACTACCTCTAACTCTTGAACTCATTGGAAGTAGTTTATTTGAAAGGACGAAAGAAGAATGGCAACGTGTAATTTTTGGATTAGAGGACACTCGCAAGTATGCTGTTCAACAGAAATTTGAAGTTATCTTCCACGCTTTACTCaatgaaatggaaaaaaatttattcctAGATGTATGTTGTTTCTTTGTTGGTAAGGGCAGAGGCTATGTTACGAAGATCCTAAATGGCTGGGGAGTAAACGCTGATATTGGAATAAGAGTTCTCATGGAGCGCAACCTcataaaaattaagaagaacaacaaattggGAATGCATCCTTTGCTACAACAAATGGGAATAACAATTTCTGTAAAGGAACCTGGGAAGAACAGGCGACTCTGGTTTGATaaggataaaaaatatgtaagaacTCTGTTTATATATCGTTTGAAACTTCTTTTGAAAATGTTTGCTTTCTCTTGtgcaatacatttttttttctttgctctTTTCATCACAGGGAACACAAAACATGCAGTGGTTGCCCGTGGAAGATCCCTTCAGAAGAGTACACCCGACAGAAAATTCTCAGTACCGTCATAAAAAACTAGGATGGATCAGTTCTTTGCTCTTTTCATCACAGGGGACAAAAGCCAATAAGAGGTTTTCTCCGAAACGGGATGAAGTAGGAATGTCTGTAAATTCTGAATACCTTTTACAGAAACTGAAATGGACCATTGTGCATGGGTTTCCGTCAGAATACCTTCATAGAAAATTTTATGTGCATGATGCAATAGGGATTGATTTAAAACACAGTCTTCTTCGACTCGTCTGGAAAAAACCACAGGTTTTAATTACTTGCCATTTCCTAAAACACAAAGACTAACTAAAACTAAATAGTAACCTACTattgtttcatttcatttttatttcttctctaATAATTGTCAAAAAAACCATCTTGGTGTAGGTTTTAAGGTGGCTAAAAGTCCTTAATCTTAGTCACTCCAAGTATTTAAAAGAAACTCCCGACTTTTCCGGATTACCAAGTCTTGAACAACTCATTTTGAAACATTGTTCAAGATTGCGCAAAGTACACCGATCTATTGGATCACTCAACAATCTTATACTGCTAAATTTGAAAGACTGTACAAGTCTAAGCAATCTCCCAAGAGAGATATTTGAGTTGAAATCTTTAAGAACTCTCATTCTCTCTGGTTGTTCCATGATTGACCAAATGGAAAATGATTTAGTGCAGATGGAATCCTTGATAACTCTAATTGCTGAAAATACAGCTGTGAAAGAAGTGCCTTTTTCAATTGTAAGCTCAAGAAGCATTGGATACATATCCCTACATCGATTTGAGGGATTATCAAGTAATCTTTTTCCTTCTATCATTGGGTCTTGGATGTCGCCAACGATGAATCCCATATCTTGTATTCATTCGTTTTGCATGGATATGGCGGATAATAGTTGGGATGATATGGCACCATTGCTAAGCACCCTTGCCAATCTTCGAAGTGTTTTGGTAGCATGTGACACCGAGTTTCAATTATCTGAgcaagtgaaaaatattttggtcGAATATTTTGCGAATATTACAGAAGCAGGAATTTCAAAGCAGCACTTCAGGTGTTCTTTGATTGGTGTTGGAGCATACCATCAATTCTTCAATGCTGTCGGCGATAACATATATGAGGTTCTTCTCTAGCTTTGCCTTTGTTTCTTACCTTCACTATCATTTGCCATAATAATGATATGTACAGAACAAAAGTATTAATCAGAGTTGTTTAGAATAATTACCATTGGTACGTTTTGATTATGTACTACATACATTGTTCTTTGTTTGATTATAAATGCCcactttgtaatttttaatgttaataaaaatgattacaGAAGAcaatttgaatagaaaatattaGACAAATGACGAAGCCTTTTATCTTATGGTACAGGTATTGGCAAGCAGTGAGTCTTGTGATGTTTCTCTCCCAGTTGTCAATGATCCTTATTGTTTGGCGCATATGGGTGAGGGACACTCTGTTTCCTTCACTGTGCCTCAAGATTGTGACATGAAGGGAATGGTTTtatgtgttgtttatttatcaacTCCTAAAATCATTGAACCTGAATTTACTACTGTCTTAATTGTTAATTACTCAAAGTGCACATTCCAGATACACAACCATGGCACAATAATTTGCTTTAATGATGAAGATTGGCATGGTATAATGTCAAACTTAGAATCTGGAGACACGGTGGAGATTTTTGTGAATTTTGGTAATGGATTGGTGGTCAAGAACACAGCTGTTTATCTGATATGTGGTGAATCAAAGAACATGGAAAAAGCGTCTGAGCCAAAACATTCTCTCATTAGATTCATAAAGAAAGTTGTAATGTGACTTTTGGAGAATCTTTTATCTTCCTTCAGAACAGCAACATCACTTTAGTTATGGAATTAATCCTGGTGTTCTTGATTGctatttatattttctcatcCTTTCCATGTTTTACTTTAGAGTATAGCTTACAGTTAAGAAATTCATGTTTATTTTAGTCATGTTTCTCACTCTGGCGTTGTGTTTCCCATCAAGAATTCCTCTCAAAGAAAAAGATATGCGTTACGAAATAAAGGCAGATGTTGTTCGGCTTTTGTTTTGCTATCTTCTAGTTAGACTCTGTTTTCGTTTTACTGTAGCTTCATACCTTTACTTAAGACTAAGTGTAACAAAGTTTAATATATATCACTTAACGTTTTTACActtattatttgtttgtatatcacttaaatattttttttcttcaatttaagtttatcattttttttcacttaaatttgtatataagtttcactataatttttcaattttcagtttttaactagttatatttttttactaataatttttctaatatttggtaataatttaaaaaaaaatagaggggAGAGGGGGCACTTGcccatattaaaatatatgtaggTCCTACCAACTTGAAGATATATTAATTTCatagtataataaatttttataaatgagtttTCATTGCTCTCATGCAAAAaagatcttttattttctcttttatatttgtGGAGAATGTTTAGAATATAAGAACTCAAatactttcattttcttttaaagaagaaaaaaatgatctttctttttatttctcaaaTCTTCTatttcattactaaaaaaagaagtaaaactACAAACACATTCTTGCGTTATTTGGAAGAACCTAGGAAATGACGTTTTAAAAAGTGacagtggtttaaaaatagtgagaaatgattattttaatattaaaaggtattagtataaatagacatatattacataattttcttagcatatattgtatattttcctttcgtatgagaatgtttaatactttcaatttaaatatttaatagcataaacctttcacttactagataatataaaataaaattatttatttattattattaatttttgtttcatttgaagaacttttttgtttcgttaaaacaatttttcttatttctcaactattgagtatatatgttgatattataaaagttttataagaTGTAtgaggtatttttcatcttatcatacccttaattatacatttattttcctttgtgcgatttcttttaatagtctctcaaatcATTTcaaagacacacatttgttaatttt
Coding sequences:
- the LOC114167537 gene encoding TMV resistance protein N-like isoform X2, with the protein product MTSHQFLSMDNSSSSYKLPEKYDVLINFTGDDIHRKFVSHLDSVLTSVGISTFLHHQNSVKATHIQQPILKNCRVAIVVFTQTYSQSAWCLNQLQQIIKWHETYLRHVLPVYYEIQPSDVRLQKGDFGKALKATAQQTFSGQQLEDAMSRWSYALTKAANFFGWDENNHRSDAELVDKIVKSLLNLPVLSATRFPVGLQSHVEDLIRTINSKSREVCTIRICGQGGSGKTTLAKAIYHQIQCKFRMKSFIEDIEQLSGTRRDLRLQEQLLLDVLKTKVEIPSVDVGRTMIQERLSGKRVLIVLDHVYYFCELLNLLKYRHSFSEGTVIIITAEKEMLLGEYQTETVFWVEQMDINESLELLSWHAFREAKPIQEYDDLAKQVVNYCGGLPLTLELIGSSLFERTKEEWQRVIFGLEDTRKGYVTKILNGWGVNADIGIRVLMERNLIKIKKNNKLGMHPLLQQMGITISVKEPGKNRRLWFDKDKKYGTQNMQWLPVEDPFRRVHPTENSQYRHKKLGWISSLLFSSQGTKANKRFSPKRDEVGMSVNSEYLLQKLKWTIVHGFPSEYLHRKFYVHDAIGIDLKHSLLRLVWKKPQVLRWLKVLNLSHSKYLKETPDFSGLPSLEQLILKHCSRLRKVHRSIGSLNNLILLNLKDCTSLSNLPREIFELKSLRTLILSGCSMIDQMENDLVQMESLITLIAENTAVKEVPFSIVSSRSIGYISLHRFEGLSSNLFPSIIGSWMSPTMNPISCIHSFCMDMADNSWDDMAPLLSTLANLRSVLVACDTEFQLSEQVKNILVEYFANITEAGISKQHFRCSLIGVGAYHQFFNAVGDNIYEVLASSESCDVSLPVVNDPYCLAHMGEGHSVSFTVPQDCDMKGMVLCVVYLSTPKIIEPEFTTVLIVNYSKCTFQIHNHGTIICFNDEDWHGIMSNLESGDTVEIFVNFGNGLVVKNTAVYLICGESKNMEKASEPKHSLIRFIKKVVM
- the LOC114167537 gene encoding TMV resistance protein N-like isoform X1 — protein: MTSHQFLSMDNSSSSYKLPEKYDVLINFTGDDIHRKFVSHLDSVLTSVGISTFLHHQNSVKATHIQQPILKNCRVAIVVFTQTYSQSAWCLNQLQQIIKWHETYLRHVLPVYYEIQPSDVRLQKGDFGKALKATAQQTFSGQQLEDAMSRWSYALTKAANFFGWDENNHRSDAELVDKIVKSLLNLPVLSATRFPVGLQSHVEDLIRTINSKSREVCTIRICGQGGSGKTTLAKAIYHQIQCKFRMKSFIEDIEQLSGTRRDLRLQEQLLLDVLKTKVEIPSVDVGRTMIQERLSGKRVLIVLDHVYYFCELLNLLKYRHSFSEGTVIIITAEKEMLLGEYQTETVFWVEQMDINESLELLSWHAFREAKPIQEYDDLAKQVVNYCGGLPLTLELIGSSLFERTKEEWQRVIFGLEDTRKYAVQQKFEVIFHALLNEMEKNLFLDVCCFFVGKGRGYVTKILNGWGVNADIGIRVLMERNLIKIKKNNKLGMHPLLQQMGITISVKEPGKNRRLWFDKDKKYGTQNMQWLPVEDPFRRVHPTENSQYRHKKLGWISSLLFSSQGTKANKRFSPKRDEVGMSVNSEYLLQKLKWTIVHGFPSEYLHRKFYVHDAIGIDLKHSLLRLVWKKPQVLRWLKVLNLSHSKYLKETPDFSGLPSLEQLILKHCSRLRKVHRSIGSLNNLILLNLKDCTSLSNLPREIFELKSLRTLILSGCSMIDQMENDLVQMESLITLIAENTAVKEVPFSIVSSRSIGYISLHRFEGLSSNLFPSIIGSWMSPTMNPISCIHSFCMDMADNSWDDMAPLLSTLANLRSVLVACDTEFQLSEQVKNILVEYFANITEAGISKQHFRCSLIGVGAYHQFFNAVGDNIYEVLASSESCDVSLPVVNDPYCLAHMGEGHSVSFTVPQDCDMKGMVLCVVYLSTPKIIEPEFTTVLIVNYSKCTFQIHNHGTIICFNDEDWHGIMSNLESGDTVEIFVNFGNGLVVKNTAVYLICGESKNMEKASEPKHSLIRFIKKVVM